GATCCCACAGCGGACTGATCATACAGCATACTGATCCTACAGAGGCCTGATCCAAAAACGGACTGATCATACACCGTACTGTTCCTACAGCGGACTGATCATACACCGTACTGTTCCCACAGCGGACTGATCATACAGCATACTGATCCTACAGAGGCCTGATCCAAAAACGGACTGATCATACACCGTACTGTTCCCACAGCGGACTGATCATACAGCATACTGATCCTACAGAGGCCTGATCCAAAAACAGACTGATCATACACCATACTGTTCCTACAGCGGACTGATCATACAGCGTACTGATCCTACAGCGGcctgataaaaaaaacagactgatcATACAGCATACTGTTCCTACTGTGGACTGATCATAAAGCAGACTGATCATACAGTGGACTGTTCCCACAGCGGACTGATCATAAAGCGGACTGATCCTACAGTGGACTGTTGCTACAGCAGACTGATTATAAAACGGACTGATCATAAAGTCGACTGTTCCTACAGAGAATTGATTATAAAACGGACTGTTCCTATGATCATAAAACAGACTGATCCTACAGCAGACTGATCCTACAGCGGACTGATGATACAGTGGATTAATCATAAAGCGGACTCTTCCTACAACGGACTGATCATACAGTGTACTGTTCCTACACTGGGCTGATCCTACAGCATGCTGTTCCTACAGCTGACTGATCGTGAAATGGACTGATCATAAAGCTGACTGTTCCTATTACTGGACTGACCATACAGCGAACTAATCATAAAACAGACTGATCCTACAGTGTACTGTTCCTACAGCAGACTAATCATAAAacggaccacatgcagctagaagtgagctttctgattagagagtaacggtggatggcctttctgtttcatcttgtccagcagtaaaagatcttggtgtgattattgactctggtcttttgcttgaagctcatgtagataatatcactagggtagccttctttcatctcagaaatatcacTAAGacaagaaatatgatgtcacttcatgatgcagagaaactagttcatgcttttgttacctttAGTTTGGATtactgtaatgtcttactgtctggatgttccagtaggaacatcatacacaatcatacacaagctccagttagtccagaatgcatcagctagagtcctaactgcCCTGCTACAACGGACTGATCATAAAACAGACTGGTCATAAAACAGACTGTTCCTACAGCACACTTAACCTACAGCAGACTGATCATAAAACAGACTGATCATACAGCGTACTGTTCCTACAGCAGCCTGATCATACAGAGGACTTAAAATGGACTGATCCTACAGCAGACTGTTCCTAAAGTGGACTTATCATAAACAAACTGATCATAACACTGACTGTTCCTACAGCATACTGTTCATAAAACAGACTGATCATACAGCTGACTGATCATAAAGCAGATTCTTCCTACAGCAGACTGATCATACAGCATACTGTTCCTACAACGGACTGATCGTAAAACAGACTGTTCCTACACTGCACTGATACTACAGCGGACTGATCATAAAACGGATTGATCCTATAGCGGACTGTTCCTATAGCGGACTGATCGTAAAACAGACTGATCATACAGCGTACTGTTCCTACAGCAGCCTGATCATACAGAGGACTGATCATAAAACAGACTGTTCCTACAGCACACTGATACTACAGCGGACTGATCATAAAACGGATTGATCCTATAGCAGACTGTTCCTATAGCGGAGTGATCACAAAACAGACTGATCATACAGCGTACTGTTCCTATAGTGTACTGATCATAAAACAGACTGATCATACAGCGTACTGTCCCTAAAGTGGACTGATCATAAAATGGACTGATCATACAACGTACTGTTCCTAAAGTGGACTGATCCTACAGCAGACTGATCATACAGCGTACTGTTCCTAAAGTGGACTGATCCTACAGCAGACTGATCATACAGCATACTGTTCCTAAAGTGGACTGATCCTACAGCAGACTGATCATACAGCATACTGTTCCTAAAGTGGACTGATCCTACAGCAGACTGATCATACAGCATACTGTTCCTATAGCGGAGTGATCACAAAACAGACTGATCATACAGCATACTGTTCCTACAGTGTACTGATCATAAAACAGACTGATCATACAGCGTACTGTTCCTATAGTGTACTGATCATAAAACAGACTGATCATACAGCGTACTGTTCCTAAAGTGGACTGATCATAAAATGGACTGATCATACAACGTACTGTTCCTAAAGTGGACTGATCCTACAGCAGACTGATCATACAGCGTACTGTTCCTAAAGTGGACTGATCCTACAGCAGACTGATCATACAGCGTACTGTTCCTACAGTGTACTGATCATAAAACAGACTGATCATACAGCGTACTGTTCCTACAGCAGCCTGATCATACAGAGGACTTAAAATGGTCTGTTCCTACAGTGGACTGATCAAAAAATGGACTGATCCTACAGCAGACTGTTCCTACAGTGGACTTATCATAAACAAACTGATCATACAGCGGACTGATCATAACACTGACTGTTCCTACAGCATACTGTTCATAAAACAGACTGATCATACAGCTGACTGATCATAAAGCAGATTCTTCCTACAGCAGACTGATCATACAGCATACTGTTCCTACAACGGACTGATCGTAAAACAGACTGTTCCTACACTGCACTGATACTACAGCGGACTGATCATAAAACGGATTGATCCTATAGCGGACTGTTCCTATAGCGGAGTGATCATAAAACAGACTGATCATACAGCGTACTGTTCCTACAGTGTACTGATCATAAAACGGACTcacacagtgtactgtattcCTGATTATTACTGCagctcctaacacacacacacagatgattaGGTTATGGGACAGATATTCTATATGTAGTAGATGCTGCATTAAAGATTACAGATTAGAGATGATGGACTGGTCTTCACTGCCCATGACTGATGGAGTTAATGGATATGGATTATTTTGCCTTTACTTCACTGTGTTTTCCTGCTGTGGCCAACATTCAACTGCCACAGTGACATGctcacatcctacacacacacacacacacacacacacacacacacagacctcatCAACCTAGATCAGTCACCATGGAGATTTGGTGTTGGTCACCAATCAGGGTCGGAgttgaggaggtggaggagtctctctctctctctctctctctctctctctcacacacacacacacacacacacacaacatcccaTAATGCCTGTGTCACGCTCTGGAAAGGACTACACAGAGATGGAGTGAAGAGTATGTAAACCATGATGGACACGCTGTCGTGTGACCTActtaattttacacacacacacacatacacacacacacacaaactctatgcatctcagtgatgtgtgtgaggtagtAGAAGGAGGGGCGAGATCTCTATCCTATAATATTCTCTCACATGTCCACAGTAACCCAGTTACACAGAAACAGGTCAGCACTAATGagtgtgtactgttattataatgcattataacctcCAGAGAATCACATACAATAGTGGGCGTGTCATAAAGGACGAATGCCATTGGTCATTCCAATTCCAGTCATTAACACTGAAGGAGTTCATTTAACACCTAACCTTCACCAGGCCATAGATTTATGTGTAGACAAAAACCAGTAATGTTCTTACTAGAACTTGGGTAAttaaaaacaccaacaacataataaacaaaaaaaacattaagacaacaacaacaaaacaacaacaataataacaataataataacaattataattGAATCAATTAATAATATCAATTTGTAATTAATGGCTCCATTAGTGACAGTGTGTACCAGaaaaacagaagtgtgtgtgtgtgtgtgtgagatgaagaaTGAGAAGCCCAACACTACTGTAACCATTGTGATGAGTTTattaaagggtgtgtgtgtgtgcaggtgtgtgtagctgaatACAGCAGCTGGATGATGTACTGAGtctgaaataaatatgaaattattatCAGTTACGCTGAAGATTAGGAACTCTACATGCTCTACTCTACATTTATTCCTCTCTCCTCCACGCCACAGCCGGGGTTACAGGGTTATTCTCCACCTTAAAGCTTTGTCTCATGTAGTtagttgtgtgcgtgtgtgtatgtgtgtgtgtgtgtgtcactctctgCAGGTGTGTATTTGCACTGTGTTTCTGCACTGCTGACACCGGACTGAGCAGCACCACGAGAATTTACAAGAGCAGCGCTGAACCACTTCGGCCCGACCCGAGCGAAAACCCGGACCGCAGCACAGCAGCTCACAGCTGTCCGGGGCTAAACGTGACGTTCCTGTGCGGCAGAAAAGGGGGGGGCAgagcaaacagagagagagagagagagagaggtaggaCAGAGCTGTAACAATCAGAGATTATACTGAAGTACATCACAAAGCTCAAAACCATATGTAAATGAAGGGGTGGAGTATGGAGGTGTTGGGGCAGTACCGTTGCAGCGGCGGCCGGCGGTTCCCAGAATGCCGTTCTCAGGGTCCAGGTGACAGAAATCAGGAGACGTGACCAAGTAGACGAGATCTCGCGCAGCAGGTGGCTTCACATCGGGGTCCTTCGGCAGCAGAGCGGCACGAGAACCGATACGCGTCACCCGCACCTGGGAACCAAaggtgacctttgaccttaCTGCACATCAGAGATCAGCCCTGGACACTAGGTGTTACATCAGGTTCCTCCTCACAAACCCCAGAACAGCAACAGACTCCATAATTATTGACACTTCATGTCTTACCCAGAATTCGCTGCAAATGGATAAATCTGTATTATGAAGAACATTTCTGTCCTACACGTGTGTCATGGCTGGACGTCCTACCTCTGTGGCTCCGTCAAACCGCTCCTTCAGGACAGCGCCGACTCTGCGGAAAGGAGGCATCACCTTCCAGCAGGTTCTGAGCTCACAGGAACCCGAAACACCATGACACTTACACTCCACCTGCATGTTGTGGAGGATcgcctggagagagagacagagagacaagacagatagacgagagagagacagacagagagagacagagtgagagagagacagtgaaaaagtgagagacagaaagacagacagaatggcagatagacagacagagacagtaatatTGGAGTGATATTCCTGTCTGTCAGACTCTACTCCgactggtctgtctgtctgctctcaccTTCCGTCCTGCTTCATTGTTGTGGACATTCATTAGCGGTCGTCCCGATGATGTGCCCTTCACTCGCTCCGGCTCATCCACAAATGTCTGAGAGAACGCAACACCGTACGACAGGTTATCTGAACACCCTGACCACTGGAACCCTGCAGAGACACATAGACATGAGGACATAAGGATATAAGGACATATGAGGAAATGAAGAAGTGAGGTAATGAAGACGTGAGGAAATGGAGACGTGAGGAAATGGAGATGTGAGGAAATGAAGACGTGAGGAAATGGAGATGTGAGGAAATGGAGATGTGAGGAAATGAAGACGTGAGGAAATGGAGACGTGAGGACATGGAGACGTGAGGACATGGAGATGTGAGGAAATGGACATtatcatctccagacagaggagcagcttcagtgaccggttggtgtcactgccctgctccactgacagactgaggaggtcgttcctcccccatgccatgagactctttaattccacacggggtgggaggagtcagtactgacactactctctctctgtactggactgtacaataaaacacacactacacacaatacactccggtttatacggaactctcactacactccggtttatacagaactctcactacactccggtttatacggaactctcactctggtttatacagaactctcactacactccggtttatacggaactctcactacactccggtttatacagaactctcactacactccggtttatacagaactctcactacactccggtttatacagaactctcactacactccggtttatacagaactctcactacactccggtttatacggaactctcactacactccggtttatacagaactctcactacactccggtttatacagaactctcactacactccggtttatacagaactctcactacactccggtttatacagaactctcactacactccggtttatacagaactctcactacactccggtttatacagaactctcactacactccggtttatacagaactctcactacactccggtttatacagaacactTAACACATAAACACTTGTTCTGCACATCACTTATCTtgttcatctcattctccatatttattcctaaatctctgtatttagtatttttctgctatatttggtaatattttatattttattattgatatattttttgttatatttttgtaccctaatttgggtattttagtattttgttatattccttcctattttatctattatctgtgtttgtggatcctgctggaaactgtgaatttccctttggaatgaataaagtatctatgtGAGGAAATGAACAGTAGCTACGTTTTTTTGCTCATTATTCAGCATGATGTAACTCCGGCTGTCTggacgttgtgtgtgtgttagtgtgtgtcagtgtgtgttagtgtgtgtttgtgtgtctgtgtacacaCCTTCAGGACTGACTCCCCTGACCTTGCGGTCACAGCCGCACCTCTCCAGCTCCCCCCGACTGCAGCCTCGTGTCACTGCAACAGCTACGGCTGCAGAGGAGAGGGCGTGGACAAACGCTGCCTCCCGTgtccctgtaacacacacacacacatgcacacacacagcgccTGATTTTGTGGGTTCTCTGGTTCAACAAGGGCGGAGCTTAAGTAATGTCTAACCTCTTAACATTAAATAGAAGTTTCTGTTACACGTCCATGCTAGGAGGCTAATAGCGAGCTAAGCTAATACATCATTTAACAGCAGCAGTGTAAGAGTTCAGGTAATGCTGCTAATGTTCCACTCTAACCCGAGTCTCAGGATCTGACCTTGATTCATAACACGGCCGAAGACGTTGACACCACGAGGAGTAGTGGAGCAGTTCCACCTCCGATTACGGAACTGATGctgacactgagagagagagagagagagagagagattgtgaccTTTATTACACAGTTGCTGTAAGAaagagacaggtagagagacagacaggtagatggTAATTGAGTTAATTATTATTGAGTGTGGTGATGTTGGTGTCAgtaacagaaatgtaaaataaatcatgacTGGTTCTTTAATTATTGATCCAAACTCCAGTCCAGATCTGTTTATTATAACCCTTTATAGCTACATGATTAATATCAGACCTGTTTATTATAACCCTTTACATAAACACTTCACTCCACGGCTGTTCTCCATGTCTGTGGTGTTACGTCTAGTTATAACACTACATAGCGGAACATACCGGAAAATCTACAGAGAATTCCTAGCTGAGattctggtgtgtgtatgtgtgtgtgtgtgtatcagtcatgCCCATTTATTTATCACCCATAATTCCTCTCAAACACGTTTATAAGGAGCAACACTGTGGGAGAGATCAGGCTCAATTGACACTCCTGTTCCTGAAAATAAGGTGTGGAGAGTGGGCGGGGTTAAGAAACGTTACGAGTCGTGTCAGCGCTCCACACTAGCGGTGGCGAGTCTCTCACACTGTTGTGGGCGGAGCCAGCTCAGTGGTTTTTACAGAAGCTAATGAGTTAAACTAAAGTAGGAGTTAAACTCTATTGTTCTTCCTAATGTCTCATTTACTTCGAGCTTCGAGCGAGATGAACCCATGAAGATGAACCCATGAAGATGAACCCATGAAGATGAACCCATGAAGATGAACCTATGAAGATGAACCCATGAAGATGAACCCATGAAGATGAACCCATGCTCAGAAGGTGTCTCTGCTCCCAGATCATTTTATCATCATTTAttagctgtctgtctctcacctcATCGATGACCATCTCAGACGCTCTGCGTACAGACTCCATCACCTCCCCTCGTGCCCTACACACCCCCACCTGCCCCACAGACAGACCCCGCAGACggacacacactcctgaaccgGACACCGGCCGAGAGCGCGGCACACGCACCAGAGaactgcacacagacagacagacagacagatacagagagacagacagctgggGGGAGAGTAACAGAGACAAGTTCATATACAGAAACTTATTCATGTGACCTGGCAGAAACTGTATAGAAATGAATTcatagtgagacagacagagagagagagagagagagagagagagagaaagaaccatcactccatcactctctctcagaatCTCATTaaaactacagagagagagagagagactggaaaaAAGTCATTATGTTAACTCCGCCCACAGCCCCACCTCTAATCCTAACATAATGCATTGAGGAATCTGCGTGTGTGAGACAGTTtagtgtttacatgtgtgtgatgtcatcattcACTTACAGCCAGTTGGTTGCCATGGTGAGGTGGGTTGCCCATAGCAACAGCAGGAGGCGTGGTCCCGTATGATTGACAGAAGAGACAGTGGGCATCAGACTGTCTGTCCCACTGTCAGTCCCTCTAGTTGTCTGTctgctgtctatctgtctgtctctcagtccgAGTCGTGATGCTTTAATCTCAGTCTGAATGACCATCTAAGTGTCTGTCCATCTATGGCTTATTATTCTGTTAATCTATTTTCAGTCGTTATGTGTCTGTCCatcagtctcactctctcagggGCAGTGCTGGGGATGTTCCCCTCATACCTGTCAATAAATAAGTTCCAATCATCAGCAGatatgattacacacacacacacacacggagcaggtgtgttctgattggccgaGAGCATTAATTAATcttaatgaattattaaaagGCCAGAACATTAAGGCAGTATGAGACGTGTCTTATGACATCACGAGTAGGTGAAGTATAATGGAATGAGGAAGTGAGACTCACCTGTCCACAGCGCCACGGCAACCATCCAATAATAATAACGACAAAACAGAAGAAGCTAATCAACAGTGTGAGCATGAGAACCTCCAGGCATTTACTCAGGGTTCTGTCCAGTCAGCTTCCACACCGTGGTCAGTGACTCTCtaattattaaagtattaaatcattaataacAGATAGTTCTGACCATCACTTTATCTCCCAATACTCTATAAAACACTTGTCTTTAACTGGAACAGCTGGATTCATTTATCTGAAGTGTTAATTAAAGTCCAGTTAAAGTCGTAATTAAAGGAGATTATCGTCCAGAGCCAGAGACCAAAGCGactagtgtgtgtattcctCTAGAGGACAATCCGGAGGAGTATGAGGGGAGTGCAGATAAAGAGCTGGGGCAGGGGTTATAAAGAGTGGAGGGgcaggtgggggtgggggtggagagagagagagagagagagagagacagagagatgagctCAGCCTCAAAATCAGTGTTAgcactgaatgtgtgtgtttcataaaTATTGGTAAGTGATGAGTGAATCACAAATGACTCGTTCTCTAAATGAGTCTTTTGAGTGAATCATGAATGACTCGTTCTCTAAATGAGTCTTTTGAGTGAATCACGAATGACACATTCTCTAAATGAGTCTTTTGAGTGAATCATGAATGACTCGTTCTCTAAATGAGTCTTTTGAGTGAATCATGAATGACACATTCTCTAAATGAGTCTTTTGAGTGAATCACAAATGAATCGTTCTCTAAATGAGTCTTTTGAGTGAATCACGAATGACTCGTTCTCTAAATGAGTCTTTTGAGTGAATCACGAATGACTCGTTCTCTAAATGAGTCTTTTGAGTGAATCATGAATGACTCGTACTCTAAATGAGTGAATCAAGTGAATCACAAATTCAAACTAAACAACTcacttttatttacacactgaaacacacacacacaattcagtgTGTGACTGCTGTAGTGTAGCTTAAGcactgttggtgtgtgtgactgtaggagtttcttattttcttatttcaagattcttgaatcttgatcttGAATACtcatgacgtgtgtgtgtgtgtgtgtgtgtatgaggtctGCGTCGGAAAATGTCACCCCCTTATATCGCTTCCTTTATATAACTTCTTTTGCGTAAAACCGAGTGAAGCGAGTGATAAATAATCTgagaaataaatacaatgagagagagagagagagagagagagagacggaggacATGCCCCTGTCCCCTTTACATCTTGTTTAATTTTCCCAAACTTTGTTGCTGTTCTTTATGAGTCTGCCCCCTCTGTCACTCCCTTCCTCCCACACTCCCTCCATTCTGTCGTCCTTCACCCCTCCGTATTGTCTCGGAAGAAGGGATGACATTTAGACAAGAGGGGACCACAAATATTGACCCTGcaggacaaaaataaatcacGTCCAGGATGAAGAGACCCATAAGacccaaacccctgaaaacacaacagcaacaacaaccagcttcatcttcatcatcatcttcatcaaaattaaagaacaaaaacaaaaagaataataGATTTCAGAATGTTAAGTACAAACCTGGAGCAGAATAAACAGATTagagtttaataaaataaagtgtgttaaagaataagaaaagaaaaagtacagATGTTCACCAAGCACATGTAAAAAgttaaaaacagagaaaaagtaATAAAGCTCACAGAAAAACGTTCCAGCTCTGCCTCCTTCTGCAGGTTCTACTCAGCTCGG
The nucleotide sequence above comes from Hemibagrus wyckioides isolate EC202008001 linkage group LG01, SWU_Hwy_1.0, whole genome shotgun sequence. Encoded proteins:
- the wnt4b gene encoding wingless-type MMTV integration site family, member 4b — encoded protein: MVIQTEIKASRLGLRDRQIDSRQTTRGTDSGTDSLMPTVSSVNHTGPRLLLLLWATHLTMATNWLSLVRVPRSRPVSGSGVCVRLRGLSVGQVGVCRARGEVMESVRRASEMVIDECQHQFRNRRWNCSTTPRGVNVFGRVMNQGTREAAFVHALSSAAVAVAVTRGCSRGELERCGCDRKVRGVSPEGFQWSGCSDNLSYGVAFSQTFVDEPERVKGTSSGRPLMNVHNNEAGRKAILHNMQVECKCHGVSGSCELRTCWKVMPPFRRVGAVLKERFDGATEVRVTRIGSRAALLPKDPDVKPPAARDLVYLVTSPDFCHLDPENGILGTAGRRCNGTSRLAPDSCELLCCGPGFRSGRAEVVQRCSCKFSWCCSVRCQQCRNTVQIHTCRE